In Cyanobacterium stanieri LEGE 03274, the following proteins share a genomic window:
- a CDS encoding AAA family ATPase, whose translation MKKPPQFISQIIPSAVTGGLATLVIAVTGGNLSQSIVGFFATTSGGYISTTLIKKDVDKLDEKNRELKEAFGFKPQLDYLQQQQKLLTTKINNLNEEKEDLETRIITIKQEHYNLEELEARIKQNKILKIKIDESTAELNNIKEQIKERENQKNNLSLVSSQFLQKQAELDDLKQNIDKLSKSKENLEIAKVNYEALNQKYTILEKEQNKILQEIEILNNTKKLIQEKIIEQEKYQIRLNNIQEEFEHKKYRLKELNNQINNFKQKKEDLEIFNVNYNALKEEYSILENKQNQILDDIDNLNHQKEIIQNKINENEKYEIKLNNIKEEFEQKQNELINLNHKLENLNQKTAELEIFRSSYDALKNEYETLENQQQTLVLEIPRLESERDRILQEIQTIETKAQQADILRRELDELEAQFRIKRNDLGSLKRKIEYLETEKENLENEIKWREIEIQRKEGKIKELQKEIKRLKEDLEEIKNSVDYAFQALKIPVEVKAQIEKYFESESDFLNQLKSYLKAKGLTFSDRVINAFHTSLKVQDISALVILAGISGTGKSELPQAYGEFIGAPLVMLPVQPRWDSPQDLQGFFNYIEKKYKPTELMRYLYQHERQNDLKNRMVLVLLDEMNLARVEYYFSDFLSKLESRRNDDTFLEIEAGSLKLSKEDKRVKIPDQFLFVGTMNEDETTQSLSDKVLDRANVLTFGKPPELKLRGVKRKVDIPKEYLSWETFNSWCQQPQEGSSVLESVKDYVNRVNNIMEALGRPFAHRVYQAIAKYVVNYPNALQDDNIRKKAISDQFGQKLLPKLRGLMVEDSNVKPQLEELKRIIDELGDESLKQAFEVARNGQYGQFQWKGMVYQETSND comes from the coding sequence ATGAAAAAACCACCTCAGTTTATTTCTCAAATCATTCCCTCTGCTGTTACTGGTGGTTTAGCAACGTTAGTTATTGCAGTGACTGGTGGTAATTTATCACAAAGTATAGTCGGTTTTTTCGCTACAACTTCTGGAGGCTATATTTCTACTACTTTAATTAAGAAAGACGTAGATAAATTAGACGAAAAAAATCGGGAATTGAAAGAAGCATTTGGATTTAAACCACAACTGGATTATTTACAACAACAGCAAAAATTATTGACAACAAAAATTAATAATTTAAATGAGGAAAAAGAAGATTTAGAAACAAGAATTATTACCATTAAACAAGAACATTATAATTTAGAAGAGTTAGAAGCAAGAATTAAACAAAATAAAATATTAAAAATAAAAATTGATGAATCAACAGCAGAATTAAATAATATTAAAGAGCAAATAAAAGAAAGAGAAAATCAAAAAAATAATTTATCTTTAGTATCTAGTCAATTTTTGCAAAAACAAGCTGAATTAGATGATTTAAAGCAAAATATAGACAAATTAAGTAAAAGTAAAGAAAATTTAGAGATTGCCAAAGTCAACTATGAGGCTTTAAACCAAAAATATACCATCTTGGAAAAGGAACAGAATAAAATCTTACAAGAAATTGAGATTCTTAACAACACGAAAAAATTAATTCAAGAAAAAATTATTGAGCAGGAAAAGTACCAGATAAGATTAAATAATATTCAAGAAGAATTTGAACATAAAAAATATCGACTAAAAGAATTAAATAATCAAATAAATAATTTTAAGCAAAAAAAAGAAGATTTAGAGATATTTAATGTAAATTATAATGCTTTAAAAGAAGAATATAGCATTTTAGAAAATAAGCAAAATCAAATTTTAGATGATATTGACAATCTTAATCATCAAAAAGAGATAATTCAAAATAAAATTAATGAGAATGAAAAATATGAGATTAAATTAAATAACATAAAAGAAGAATTTGAACAAAAACAAAATGAATTAATAAACTTAAACCATAAGCTAGAAAATCTCAATCAAAAAACTGCTGAATTAGAAATTTTTAGAAGTAGCTATGATGCCCTAAAAAATGAATACGAAACCTTAGAAAATCAACAGCAAACTTTAGTTTTAGAAATTCCTCGTTTAGAATCAGAAAGAGATAGAATTTTACAAGAAATTCAAACGATTGAAACAAAGGCTCAACAGGCTGATATATTAAGAAGAGAATTAGATGAATTAGAGGCACAATTTAGAATTAAAAGGAATGATTTAGGTAGTTTAAAACGCAAAATAGAATATTTAGAAACAGAAAAAGAAAATTTAGAAAATGAAATTAAATGGAGAGAAATAGAGATACAAAGAAAAGAAGGTAAAATTAAAGAGTTACAAAAGGAAATTAAAAGATTGAAAGAGGATTTAGAGGAGATAAAAAATAGTGTTGATTATGCTTTCCAAGCCTTAAAGATTCCCGTAGAAGTTAAAGCACAAATAGAAAAATATTTTGAGAGTGAATCTGATTTCTTAAATCAATTGAAGAGTTATTTAAAAGCAAAAGGCTTAACTTTTTCTGATAGGGTTATTAATGCTTTTCACACTTCTTTAAAGGTGCAAGATATTTCTGCTTTAGTAATTTTAGCCGGGATTAGTGGCACGGGAAAAAGTGAGTTACCCCAAGCCTATGGTGAGTTTATTGGTGCACCTTTGGTGATGTTACCTGTGCAACCCCGTTGGGATTCTCCCCAAGACTTACAAGGGTTTTTTAACTATATTGAAAAGAAATATAAACCTACTGAGTTAATGCGTTATCTCTATCAACATGAAAGGCAAAATGACTTAAAAAATCGCATGGTTTTAGTATTGCTTGATGAGATGAATTTAGCAAGGGTTGAATATTATTTTAGTGATTTTTTATCTAAGTTAGAAAGCAGAAGAAATGACGATACTTTTTTAGAAATTGAGGCAGGTAGTTTAAAGTTATCAAAGGAAGACAAAAGGGTAAAAATTCCCGATCAATTTTTGTTTGTAGGCACAATGAATGAGGATGAAACCACTCAGTCTTTATCAGATAAAGTGTTAGATAGGGCAAATGTATTAACTTTTGGCAAACCTCCCGAATTGAAGTTAAGGGGAGTTAAACGGAAGGTTGACATTCCTAAAGAATACTTGTCTTGGGAAACTTTTAACAGTTGGTGTCAACAACCCCAAGAGGGTAGCAGTGTTTTAGAGAGTGTCAAAGACTATGTTAATCGAGTTAATAACATTATGGAGGCTTTGGGAAGACCTTTTGCCCATCGAGTTTATCAGGCGATCGCAAAGTATGTGGTAAACTATCCGAATGCTCTACAAGACGATAATATCAGAAAAAAAGCTATCTCAGATCAATTTGGACAAAAATTGTTACCGAAGTTAAGGGGTTTGATGGTAGAGGATAGCAATGTTAAACCCCAGTTAGAGGAGTTGAAAAGAATCATTGATGAATTGGGGGATGAGTCTTTAAAACAGGCTTTTGAGGTGGCACGAAATGGGCAATATGGGCAGTTTCAATGGAAGGGGATGGTTTATCAGGAAACAAGTAACGATTAG
- the metH gene encoding methionine synthase, whose amino-acid sequence MKSLFLERLHSKDRPVLVLDGAMGTNLQVQNLTAEDFGGAEYEGCNEYLVHTKPEAVEIVHRGFLEAGADVIETDTFGGTPLVLAEYDLADQSYYLNKTATVLAKRVAQEYSTPEKPRFVAGSIGPGTKLPTLGHIDYDTLKDAYVTQVQGLYDGGADLLLVETCQDVLQIKAALNAIEEVFKEKGERLPLMVSVTMETMGTMLVGTEISAALAILEPYPIDILGLNCATGPDLMKPHIKYLSENSPFVVSCVPNAGLPENVGGQAHYKLSPIELRMHLMHFIEDLGVQIIGGCCGTRPDHIKALAEIATTLKPKERHYNYEPSAASIYGTQPYQQDNSFLIVGERLNASGSKKCRDMLNAEDWDGLVSLAKSQVKEGAHILDVNVDYVGRDGEKDMHELASRLVNNITLPLMLDSTEWQKMEAGLKVVGGKCILNSTNYEDGEERFFKVLELAKQYGAGVVIGTIDEDGMARTADKKYEIAKRAYNDALKFGIPAHEIFFDTLALPISTGIEEDRENGKATIESIARIHADFPECHFMLGVSNISFGLNPAARQVLNSVFLHEAMQVGMDGAIVSPNKILPLAKIDEKSLEICRDLIYDNRKFDGDICTYDPLGELTTLFQGKTTKSNKKNVADLPIEERLKQHIIEGERIGLEDALNIALEKYPPLDIINVFLLDGMKVVGELFGSGQMQLPFVLQSAQTMKSAVAFLEPFMDKSDSDGSGKGTFLIATVKGDVHDIGKNLVDIILSNNGYKVVNIGIKQPVENIIKAYRESNADCIAMSGLLVKSTAFMKDNLETFNQEGINVPVILGGAALTPKFVYEDCQNAYNGKVVYGKDAFADLHFMDKLMPAKNSSQWDNLQGFLGEFEEENNLFKGRNFDDSGEVKTEDKKEKEEEKDQVIDTRRSEAVDVNIERPTPPFWGTKIMYPDEFDFDDLFWYLDLQALFAGQWQFRKPQGQPRDEYNEFLAEKVHPILDEWKAKIQAENLLHPTLIYGYFPCQSEGNTLYIYNPENPEAKEEIAKFEFPRQKSGKRLCIADFFASKDSGIIDVFPMQAVTVGEIATEYAQKLFANDEYTNYLYYHGMAVQTAEAMAEWCHARIRRELGFGDLEPDNIRDMFKQRYQGSRYSFGYPACPNMLDQYVQLDLLDTKRIDMYMDESEQIYPEQSTSAIICYHPVAKYFSA is encoded by the coding sequence ATGAAAAGCCTATTCTTAGAAAGACTCCATAGCAAAGATCGCCCCGTGCTAGTATTAGATGGTGCTATGGGTACAAACCTACAAGTGCAAAACCTCACCGCCGAAGACTTTGGCGGGGCAGAATATGAAGGATGTAACGAATATTTAGTCCACACCAAACCCGAAGCCGTGGAAATCGTCCATAGGGGCTTTTTAGAAGCAGGGGCTGATGTTATCGAAACCGACACCTTTGGGGGTACACCCCTAGTATTAGCAGAATATGATCTTGCGGATCAATCCTATTATCTAAATAAAACCGCCACTGTACTCGCCAAAAGAGTAGCCCAAGAATATTCCACCCCCGAAAAACCCCGTTTCGTGGCAGGAAGCATTGGCCCGGGTACAAAATTACCCACCCTCGGACACATCGACTATGATACCCTAAAAGATGCCTACGTCACCCAAGTTCAAGGGTTATACGATGGTGGTGCCGACTTACTGTTAGTGGAAACCTGTCAAGACGTACTACAAATAAAAGCCGCCCTCAACGCCATCGAAGAAGTATTCAAAGAAAAAGGAGAAAGACTCCCCCTGATGGTATCTGTCACCATGGAAACCATGGGTACTATGTTAGTGGGTACAGAAATCAGCGCAGCCCTTGCCATTCTTGAGCCTTATCCCATCGATATATTGGGGCTAAACTGTGCCACAGGCCCTGATTTGATGAAACCTCACATCAAGTATTTAAGCGAAAATTCCCCCTTTGTGGTTTCCTGTGTACCCAATGCAGGTTTACCTGAAAACGTCGGAGGACAAGCACACTACAAACTATCTCCCATTGAGTTAAGAATGCACCTAATGCACTTTATCGAAGACTTGGGAGTACAAATTATTGGTGGTTGTTGTGGTACTCGTCCTGATCATATCAAAGCCTTGGCGGAAATTGCCACTACCCTCAAACCCAAAGAGCGTCATTATAATTATGAGCCTTCCGCTGCGTCTATTTATGGCACTCAACCCTACCAGCAAGATAATTCTTTCTTAATTGTGGGGGAAAGATTAAACGCCAGTGGCTCGAAAAAATGCCGTGATATGCTCAACGCCGAAGATTGGGATGGTTTGGTATCCCTTGCCAAAAGTCAGGTAAAAGAAGGGGCGCATATCCTTGATGTCAACGTCGATTATGTGGGGCGTGACGGGGAAAAAGATATGCACGAATTGGCTTCCCGTCTGGTGAATAATATCACCCTCCCCCTCATGCTAGACTCCACGGAATGGCAAAAAATGGAGGCAGGATTAAAGGTGGTGGGGGGTAAATGTATCCTAAACTCCACTAACTATGAGGATGGAGAGGAAAGATTTTTTAAGGTATTAGAATTGGCGAAGCAATATGGCGCTGGGGTGGTAATTGGTACTATCGATGAGGATGGTATGGCGCGCACGGCGGATAAAAAATATGAAATTGCTAAACGTGCCTATAACGATGCGCTGAAGTTTGGTATCCCTGCCCATGAAATCTTTTTTGATACCCTTGCTTTGCCCATTTCCACTGGGATTGAGGAAGACAGGGAAAATGGTAAGGCGACTATTGAATCTATTGCGCGCATCCATGCAGATTTCCCCGAATGTCATTTTATGTTGGGGGTTTCTAATATCTCCTTTGGTTTGAATCCTGCTGCCCGTCAGGTGTTAAACTCGGTGTTTCTCCATGAGGCGATGCAGGTAGGGATGGACGGTGCGATCGTTTCTCCTAATAAAATATTACCATTAGCTAAGATTGACGAAAAATCTTTAGAAATTTGTCGGGATTTAATCTACGATAATAGAAAATTTGATGGGGATATTTGTACTTATGATCCTTTAGGAGAATTAACCACCTTATTTCAGGGTAAAACCACTAAAAGTAATAAGAAAAATGTGGCTGATTTACCCATCGAAGAAAGATTAAAACAACATATTATTGAAGGGGAAAGAATTGGCTTAGAAGATGCTTTGAATATTGCCCTAGAAAAGTATCCTCCTTTAGATATTATTAATGTTTTTTTATTGGATGGTATGAAAGTTGTGGGAGAGTTATTTGGTAGTGGACAAATGCAATTGCCTTTCGTTTTACAATCTGCCCAAACCATGAAATCGGCCGTAGCTTTTCTTGAACCTTTTATGGATAAATCCGATAGTGATGGCAGTGGTAAAGGTACATTTTTAATTGCCACAGTGAAGGGAGATGTCCATGATATTGGTAAAAATTTAGTAGATATTATTCTTTCTAATAATGGTTATAAAGTGGTTAATATTGGTATTAAACAACCTGTGGAAAATATCATTAAAGCGTATCGAGAATCTAATGCAGATTGTATCGCCATGAGTGGTTTATTAGTAAAATCCACGGCATTTATGAAAGATAACTTAGAAACCTTTAACCAAGAGGGAATAAATGTTCCCGTCATCTTGGGTGGGGCTGCCTTAACTCCTAAATTTGTTTATGAAGATTGTCAAAATGCTTATAACGGTAAAGTGGTTTATGGTAAAGATGCCTTTGCCGATTTACATTTTATGGACAAATTAATGCCTGCAAAAAACAGCAGTCAGTGGGATAATTTACAGGGATTTTTAGGAGAATTTGAAGAAGAAAATAATCTCTTTAAAGGTCGTAATTTTGATGATTCAGGGGAGGTAAAAACTGAGGATAAAAAAGAGAAAGAAGAAGAAAAAGACCAGGTAATTGATACCCGTAGAAGTGAAGCAGTGGACGTAAATATTGAACGTCCGACTCCTCCTTTTTGGGGTACAAAAATTATGTATCCCGATGAGTTTGATTTTGACGATCTTTTCTGGTATTTAGATTTACAAGCCTTGTTTGCTGGGCAATGGCAATTCCGTAAACCCCAAGGGCAACCAAGGGATGAATATAATGAGTTTTTAGCGGAAAAAGTACATCCTATTTTGGATGAATGGAAAGCGAAAATTCAAGCGGAAAATTTATTACATCCCACCCTCATTTATGGTTATTTCCCTTGTCAATCGGAAGGTAATACTTTATATATTTATAACCCTGAAAATCCTGAAGCGAAGGAAGAAATTGCCAAATTTGAATTTCCTCGCCAAAAGTCTGGTAAAAGACTATGTATTGCCGACTTTTTCGCTTCTAAAGATTCGGGTATTATCGATGTTTTCCCCATGCAGGCGGTGACAGTGGGCGAAATTGCCACAGAATACGCTCAAAAACTGTTTGCCAATGATGAATATACCAATTACCTCTATTATCATGGTATGGCGGTACAAACGGCGGAAGCCATGGCGGAATGGTGTCATGCAAGGATTCGACGGGAGTTAGGTTTTGGCGATTTAGAGCCTGATAATATCCGTGATATGTTTAAACAACGCTATCAGGGTTCACGGTACAGTTTTGGTTATCCTGCTTGTCCTAATATGTTAGATCAATATGTGCAGTTAGATCTGTTGGATACTAAGCGCATTGATATGTATATGGATGAGTCTGAACAAATATACCCTGAACAGTCCACCAGTGCGATTATTTGTTATCATCCTGTGGCGAAGTATTTCAGTGCTTAA
- a CDS encoding DEAD/DEAH box helicase family protein gives MNLPLEIINQITEKPISFINTRNQLNLPHYQGNFPFRVKQKEAIELGLSNFPLVIIAGNPASGKTEIAKAILDTAIKNQNSTLIISPHQSSLNQYQNLSLKPLQINQEIKYYEIVKNWLKSKIQNPEINFTPPYLLPDTIFDNLEINIQKLSKLITETNQEKLRKRIKQKFPQISDNRCMLLMAKIKKFSHLLTQREYLKQNYQNLADNDLEELTQLTINTVNFPHTCLVSDIDLIPDKIFDVVIIEDSHLLTQNVIERIAKNSQKLILLGELDKDNDNFLKRLFYNLSPAYRLEIKENHRLTIDLARKIFPLFYNDYPYTPVSHSLNTPRKTDNLPVLLEKNCLIWHDIVNFQQMIIVLKQYLLENKDYQILTFSENTSTLIQQLLDSNSNNQIIKSISNWYGEETENLLIVVDKNNQDNPTLTELKLALTRAKYSITILGDKTHYENSNLNILLQDNTITIKRDLALTSATI, from the coding sequence ATGAATTTACCCTTAGAGATAATCAATCAAATAACGGAAAAACCTATAAGTTTTATTAACACAAGAAACCAATTAAACTTACCTCATTATCAAGGTAACTTCCCCTTTCGAGTGAAACAAAAAGAAGCCATTGAATTAGGATTATCGAATTTTCCTCTAGTCATCATTGCAGGAAATCCAGCTAGTGGAAAAACAGAAATAGCCAAAGCTATTCTTGACACGGCTATAAAAAATCAAAACTCAACCTTAATTATTTCTCCCCATCAAAGTAGTTTAAATCAATATCAAAATCTTAGTCTTAAACCATTACAGATAAATCAGGAAATAAAATATTATGAAATAGTCAAAAACTGGTTAAAATCAAAAATACAAAATCCAGAAATAAACTTCACTCCTCCTTATCTTTTACCCGATACTATCTTTGATAATTTAGAAATTAACATCCAAAAATTGTCAAAGTTAATAACAGAAACAAATCAAGAGAAATTGAGAAAAAGGATTAAGCAAAAATTTCCGCAAATCTCCGATAACAGATGTATGTTATTAATGGCAAAAATCAAAAAATTTTCTCACCTCCTAACTCAAAGAGAATATCTAAAACAAAACTATCAAAATCTTGCCGATAACGACTTAGAAGAATTAACCCAATTAACTATTAATACTGTCAATTTTCCTCACACCTGTTTAGTGAGTGATATTGATTTAATTCCCGACAAAATTTTTGATGTAGTCATTATTGAAGATAGTCATTTATTGACTCAAAATGTAATTGAAAGAATAGCAAAGAATAGTCAAAAATTAATCTTATTGGGAGAATTAGACAAAGATAATGATAATTTTTTGAAAAGACTATTTTATAATTTATCTCCTGCTTATCGTCTGGAAATAAAAGAAAACCATCGCTTAACTATCGACTTAGCCAGAAAAATTTTTCCCTTGTTTTACAATGACTATCCTTATACCCCCGTTTCTCATTCATTAAACACCCCCAGAAAGACAGACAATCTACCTGTGTTACTAGAAAAAAACTGTTTAATCTGGCATGATATTGTCAATTTTCAACAAATGATTATCGTCTTAAAACAATATTTACTAGAAAATAAGGATTATCAAATACTAACCTTTTCGGAAAATACATCTACTCTCATTCAACAACTATTAGACTCTAATTCAAACAATCAGATAATAAAATCTATCTCTAACTGGTATGGGGAAGAAACAGAAAATTTACTAATCGTCGTTGATAAAAATAATCAAGATAATCCTACCTTAACAGAATTAAAACTAGCCTTAACTAGGGCAAAATATTCCATCACAATTTTAGGAGATAAAACCCACTATGAAAATTCAAACTTAAACATCTTACTGCAAGATAATACCATAACGATTAAACGAGATCTAGCCTTAACATCAGCAACTATTTAA
- a CDS encoding phospholipase D family protein yields MEIYWHIKGKYQKIAKDGEIRKATPLKTIINDIQAIATQQKISNVSTINKSFGLNFLPPSIVNNLLEKNLGKSAILINQKIKPSLESSRNFQPKEFDYQFIPEESEGIDTLILASDNQQIPVNLIYVCEGVYQLKLSENQNNPIIKQKRENAFYELNLIIQEQPLTIIDKFLQNPDTENCVISLYDDCIVLLKIEDLHMNLQEAITILKNNSSLTSENLLVKTYRQKYLTLSPINLISSLSDNIMMTDDNQITINKGKHRELLYDLIEKAEKFLLISSYRLEDKDIINLIVNKASSLPLGIWILTDFNDEVIKTVDENVEDKEDYLEYGSSNEKKTQCLQLLAEKGIGFRSGYFHLKTYISEKSAYLGSCNLTGGSLSRNIETGILFSHSPEYQCLINYFNYLWENKSKAQFVPKMGEFQIQNLTPKNISIDFDSCFLNSYQYEEDLTLSLQQFRENPRSKIIIYTRNFKPNGIQANLLKSLSCEIYYGNFNGSDLPAKKIPFLHGKVVILSNEVAYISSQDFTFTHYGLHDLTYKITNLKLIETIKQQLHHLY; encoded by the coding sequence ATGGAAATATATTGGCACATTAAAGGTAAATATCAGAAAATAGCAAAGGATGGAGAAATCAGAAAAGCAACTCCATTAAAAACTATCATTAATGATATTCAAGCCATCGCCACTCAACAAAAAATATCTAATGTATCGACTATTAATAAATCTTTTGGCTTAAATTTCCTTCCTCCCAGTATAGTTAATAATTTATTAGAAAAAAATCTAGGTAAATCGGCAATCTTAATCAATCAGAAAATTAAACCATCACTAGAATCAAGTCGTAATTTTCAACCGAAAGAATTTGACTATCAATTTATCCCTGAAGAATCGGAAGGAATTGATACCTTAATTTTGGCTTCAGATAATCAGCAAATTCCAGTCAACTTAATTTATGTATGTGAGGGGGTTTATCAACTTAAGTTATCAGAAAATCAGAATAATCCAATTATCAAGCAAAAAAGAGAAAATGCTTTTTATGAACTTAATCTTATCATCCAAGAGCAACCCCTAACAATTATTGATAAATTTCTCCAAAATCCTGATACCGAAAATTGTGTTATTTCTCTCTATGATGACTGTATAGTTTTATTAAAAATAGAAGATTTACATATGAATTTACAGGAAGCTATCACGATTCTTAAAAATAATTCTTCTTTGACTTCTGAGAATTTATTAGTAAAGACTTATCGACAAAAATATTTAACTTTATCTCCTATTAATTTAATTTCGTCTTTATCAGATAATATAATGATGACTGACGATAATCAGATAACAATAAATAAAGGAAAACATCGAGAATTGCTTTATGATTTAATTGAAAAAGCTGAGAAATTTTTATTAATTAGTAGTTATCGTCTTGAAGATAAAGATATTATTAATCTAATTGTTAATAAAGCCTCTAGTTTACCTTTAGGAATTTGGATTTTGACGGATTTTAACGATGAGGTGATAAAAACAGTTGATGAAAATGTAGAAGATAAAGAGGATTATTTAGAATATGGCTCATCTAATGAAAAGAAAACACAATGCTTACAATTATTAGCAGAAAAAGGAATTGGTTTTCGTAGTGGCTATTTTCACCTTAAAACTTATATTAGCGAAAAATCAGCTTATTTGGGTTCGTGTAATTTAACGGGAGGTAGTTTAAGCAGAAATATTGAGACAGGAATCTTGTTTTCTCATTCCCCTGAATATCAATGTTTAATTAATTATTTTAACTACCTTTGGGAAAATAAAAGTAAGGCACAATTTGTGCCGAAGATGGGAGAATTTCAAATACAAAACTTAACACCTAAAAATATTAGTATTGATTTCGATAGTTGTTTTCTCAATTCTTATCAATATGAAGAAGATTTAACTCTTAGTTTGCAACAATTTAGGGAAAATCCTCGCAGCAAAATTATTATTTATACTCGTAATTTTAAACCCAATGGAATACAAGCTAATTTGTTAAAAAGTCTATCTTGTGAAATTTACTATGGCAATTTTAATGGTAGTGATTTACCGGCGAAAAAAATTCCTTTTCTGCATGGTAAGGTTGTGATTCTTAGCAATGAAGTTGCCTATATTAGTAGTCAAGATTTCACTTTTACTCATTATGGTCTTCATGATTTAACCTATAAAATTACTAATTTAAAACTAATAGAAACTATTAAACAACAATTACATCATTTATACTAA
- a CDS encoding DUF2357 domain-containing protein, with product MFYYPSIADYLDNKFNSFNSESIVTLKSKNRPFLKLADDEDLQHQYHFLMERDKGLYEIGFPLIQVADFETNNNLTQLINIQTKQGEVIKFYLEDEVLDETQLTNDEDLAKNLLKELGQKCDRTTAESISLFIGLFHSLTNHHQNKKTTPLNIEKSLEKLSQEDARLPLILALNKRYELRHKLELIAPKLRSQLNRVAEMMPLGHIQEMDAYCLRDYVRRPGQDAIEKAGARQELMGIKRYQNYNTPENRFLKGFCDLLHLECQDYRSDYEEAKSLYIAIERFRQEPSVKTIPRTTIFTGKPNYVLQQNPIYRSFYQAYQDYLKRRTEKEKFWGFRQALLVDVVKILWLEALLKLEGSYLDCQTKIEILDIPKEGKYLKDNQQFKILCLLNKSAFIFNLQQHTNNITKGDFQLNITIQRITDREPEFSNYQWLIWVFWYQPEAEILKKIKEKSKDKLPICFYLYPSPESSEKETEEIIESKINLIKISHPLKENLETGVKLIIENICYWLAEWQ from the coding sequence ATGTTTTATTATCCGAGTATTGCTGATTATTTAGACAATAAATTTAACTCGTTTAACTCAGAGTCTATTGTCACCTTAAAAAGTAAAAATCGCCCTTTTCTCAAATTAGCCGATGATGAAGATTTACAACATCAATATCATTTCTTAATGGAAAGAGATAAAGGATTATATGAAATTGGATTTCCCTTGATACAAGTTGCTGATTTTGAGACTAATAATAATTTAACTCAATTAATTAATATTCAAACTAAACAAGGAGAAGTAATTAAATTTTACCTTGAAGATGAGGTATTAGACGAGACACAATTAACCAATGATGAGGATTTAGCTAAAAATTTACTAAAAGAGTTAGGACAAAAGTGCGATCGCACCACAGCAGAAAGCATCAGCCTTTTTATTGGATTATTTCACAGTTTAACTAACCATCATCAAAACAAAAAAACTACTCCTTTAAATATTGAAAAAAGTTTAGAAAAATTAAGTCAAGAAGATGCCCGTTTACCCCTTATTTTAGCACTCAATAAACGCTATGAACTAAGACATAAATTAGAATTAATTGCTCCTAAATTACGCTCTCAACTTAATCGTGTAGCGGAGATGATGCCTTTAGGACATATTCAAGAAATGGATGCCTATTGTTTAAGAGATTATGTACGTCGCCCGGGGCAAGATGCGATCGAAAAAGCAGGAGCAAGACAAGAATTAATGGGCATTAAACGCTATCAAAACTATAATACCCCAGAAAATCGATTTTTAAAAGGATTTTGCGATTTATTACATTTAGAATGTCAAGACTATCGCAGTGATTATGAAGAAGCTAAATCATTATATATAGCAATAGAGCGTTTTCGTCAAGAGCCAAGTGTCAAAACAATTCCTCGTACAACAATATTTACAGGAAAGCCCAACTATGTTTTACAACAAAATCCCATTTATCGAAGTTTTTATCAAGCCTATCAAGACTACTTAAAAAGACGCACAGAGAAAGAAAAATTTTGGGGATTTCGTCAAGCCTTATTAGTGGATGTTGTCAAAATTTTATGGTTAGAAGCCTTATTAAAATTAGAAGGAAGTTATCTTGATTGTCAAACAAAAATAGAAATTTTAGACATACCCAAAGAAGGCAAATATTTAAAAGATAACCAACAATTTAAGATATTATGCCTATTAAACAAATCAGCATTTATTTTCAATCTTCAACAACATACTAATAACATAACAAAAGGAGATTTTCAGTTAAATATCACCATACAAAGAATAACAGACAGAGAGCCAGAATTTTCTAATTATCAATGGTTAATATGGGTATTTTGGTATCAACCAGAAGCAGAAATCTTAAAGAAGATAAAAGAAAAATCTAAAGATAAGTTGCCTATTTGTTTTTATCTTTATCCCTCCCCAGAATCATCAGAAAAAGAAACAGAAGAAATTATAGAGAGTAAGATTAATCTTATCAAAATATCTCATCCTTTAAAAGAAAATTTAGAAACAGGAGTCAAGCTAATTATAGAAAACATTTGTTATTGGTTAGCAGAATGGCAATAG